A genomic stretch from Chitinophaga lutea includes:
- the hflX gene encoding GTPase HflX → MIEKQQVVDRDERAVLVGLIHKEQTDAQVQEYLDELAFLAETAGAEAVKRFTQRLAHPDRATFVGKGKLEEIRQYVVGKDVSLVIFDDELSGSQISNIQKELKVKVIDRSDLILDIFARRARTAQAKVQVELAQYQYILPRLRGMWTHLERQKGGIGMRGPGETEIETDRRIVKDKIALLRKRLGEIDKQALTQRKDRGEYIRVALVGYTNVGKSTIMNLLSKSEVFAENKLFATLDTTTRKVVFEQTPFLLSDTVGFIRKLPHHLVESFKSTLDEVRESDILMHVVDISHPKYEDQIEVVNRTLTELKAIDKPTILIFNKMDLYEKQTFDEWLTDDVKQDILQQLKESWQHRSNGNCVFISATERRNIEELRKTILDKVAQLYRERYPYKSEYFF, encoded by the coding sequence TTGATAGAAAAACAACAAGTAGTAGACCGTGACGAACGGGCAGTGCTGGTAGGGCTCATCCACAAAGAGCAAACAGACGCGCAGGTGCAGGAATACCTCGACGAGCTGGCTTTCCTGGCGGAAACGGCGGGCGCTGAAGCGGTGAAACGCTTCACCCAACGGCTGGCCCATCCTGACAGGGCCACTTTCGTAGGCAAGGGCAAGCTGGAGGAAATCAGGCAGTACGTGGTGGGGAAAGACGTGAGCCTCGTGATATTCGACGATGAACTGAGCGGTTCGCAGATATCCAATATACAGAAGGAACTGAAGGTGAAGGTCATCGACCGGAGCGACCTGATCCTCGACATATTCGCCCGCCGCGCCCGCACGGCGCAGGCCAAGGTGCAGGTAGAGCTGGCGCAATACCAGTACATCCTCCCCCGCCTCCGCGGTATGTGGACGCACCTGGAAAGGCAGAAAGGCGGTATCGGGATGAGAGGCCCCGGTGAAACGGAAATCGAAACGGACCGCCGTATCGTGAAAGACAAGATCGCCCTGCTCCGCAAACGCCTCGGGGAAATCGACAAACAGGCCCTTACCCAGCGGAAAGACCGCGGCGAATACATCCGCGTGGCCCTGGTGGGTTACACCAACGTGGGCAAAAGCACCATTATGAACCTGCTGTCGAAAAGCGAGGTGTTCGCGGAAAATAAACTGTTCGCTACCCTCGATACCACTACCCGCAAAGTGGTGTTCGAACAAACGCCGTTCCTGCTGAGCGATACGGTAGGGTTCATCCGCAAACTGCCCCACCACCTCGTGGAGAGCTTCAAATCCACCCTCGACGAAGTGCGCGAAAGCGACATCCTCATGCACGTGGTGGATATTTCGCACCCGAAGTATGAAGACCAGATCGAAGTGGTAAACCGCACGCTGACCGAACTGAAGGCGATCGACAAACCCACCATCCTCATTTTTAACAAGATGGACCTGTACGAAAAACAGACCTTCGACGAATGGCTGACGGACGATGTGAAGCAGGACATCCTGCAGCAGCTCAAAGAAAGCTGGCAGCACCGCTCCAACGGCAACTGCGTATTCATTTCCGCTACCGAGCGCCGCAACATCGAAGAACTGCGTAAAACCATCCTGGATAAAGTAGCCCAGCTGTACAGGGAACGTTATCCCTACAAATCCGAATATTTCTTTTAA
- a CDS encoding PAS domain S-box protein, which translates to MKKNSSPIIIVFVAAIVSVTWFAWQAWTADADVIRINERVRLANDKIRQLEQVAYMVKTLESAVRGYVITGDTGFLVREDQLETQLRAPVQNLLIMTRGDAAAEMQMDSLKAAVLKRIVLYNYLIDAARDNPVMAGAMIQTKRTPAPADGLMQLIDRNLQREHAALSHLLGTQWFNRSPFLPSIIGSIVAAIILLAGLYRIASNLRKVQASEKQLRTSEEKYRQLIDDASATLFTTNRGGFFTYVNKKAFELTGYTAQELIGKQYGILVDSYVQRELREFYENQSFSGPTETTMEFPIRMKNGKKKWVEQHVALVEKNGMFMGFQCVVKDIHHKREADERLTETKNEMDILHRRLESILDNTTSIIFIKDVHGKYLLVNRRFEEVFGISQKEIIGRSDKDFPNILHPGNHALTDRTVIMYEKPQEIEDTIEINNETHYFFINKFPLRDHQLRVYGLCGIATDITQRIEVENKLVESRRKTENAKRAQEVFMANMSHELRTPLNGIIGVTNLMQQMEGNPQLKEYVSDIRESANNLLVLVDDLLDFSRIRTGQLHLAKVDFDPRHVILRVIGKHRERAEAKGLAMHCDLADGVKNHVMGDPTRLNQILDNLLDNAVKFTETGEVRLSVRVAAANEKNTMLYFEVQDTGVGIPEDLLHDLGEGFSQLQGGNDRKHSGTGLGLALTRQLILLQHGKIDIHHNPGGGTIVRFAIPFSRSFHVPEQPATGPARPPLEGRNILLAEDNLINQKVAIRTLQQAGATVTLAENGLEALRKLAETNFDCVLMDIQMPEMDGLSATRKIRSMGSGIPIIAMTASALRGDRERCLLCGMNEYISKPFRPDDLFGKIQEVLGEREPSLTGFITASHPDPSGRPRIDLVYLRNIVEDDKDYLLDVLGIFVECTEGMFKHLLNSARHGEWEETSRHASLLRNSLMIVKIHPLSEMIQHIEQHARSRSNLDSIVPNIHLAVKIYNDAQVALRREMEEIRNN; encoded by the coding sequence ATGAAAAAAAACAGCAGCCCCATTATCATTGTTTTTGTTGCTGCCATCGTTTCCGTCACCTGGTTTGCCTGGCAAGCCTGGACCGCCGATGCCGACGTTATCCGGATCAATGAGCGCGTGCGCCTTGCCAACGACAAAATCCGCCAGCTGGAGCAGGTGGCTTATATGGTCAAAACACTCGAATCGGCCGTCAGGGGTTACGTGATCACGGGCGATACGGGATTTCTCGTGCGGGAAGACCAGCTCGAAACGCAGCTCCGGGCCCCGGTGCAGAACCTCCTGATCATGACCCGGGGAGACGCCGCGGCGGAGATGCAGATGGATTCTCTTAAAGCAGCCGTGTTAAAGCGGATCGTGCTCTACAACTACCTCATCGACGCCGCCCGCGACAATCCCGTGATGGCGGGCGCCATGATCCAGACGAAAAGAACACCCGCGCCGGCAGACGGGCTGATGCAGCTCATCGACCGCAACCTGCAGCGGGAACACGCGGCCCTCAGCCACCTGCTGGGCACCCAATGGTTCAACCGCAGCCCCTTCCTGCCTTCCATCATCGGCAGCATCGTGGCCGCCATCATATTGCTGGCGGGCCTCTACCGCATCGCATCGAACCTCCGCAAGGTGCAGGCATCCGAAAAGCAATTGCGCACCAGCGAGGAAAAATACCGCCAGCTCATCGACGATGCGAGCGCCACCCTGTTTACCACCAACCGTGGCGGCTTCTTCACCTACGTCAATAAAAAAGCATTCGAGCTTACCGGCTATACGGCGCAGGAACTGATCGGCAAACAATACGGTATACTCGTAGACTCGTATGTACAGCGGGAGCTGCGGGAGTTTTATGAGAACCAGTCGTTTTCCGGTCCCACGGAAACCACCATGGAATTTCCCATCCGCATGAAAAACGGGAAAAAGAAATGGGTGGAACAGCACGTGGCCCTCGTGGAAAAAAACGGGATGTTCATGGGTTTTCAATGTGTGGTGAAGGATATCCATCATAAAAGGGAAGCCGACGAAAGGCTCACGGAAACCAAAAACGAAATGGACATCCTGCACCGCCGGCTCGAATCCATTCTCGACAACACCACTTCCATTATTTTCATCAAAGACGTGCACGGCAAATACCTGCTGGTGAACCGGCGGTTCGAGGAGGTGTTCGGCATCTCCCAGAAAGAGATCATCGGCCGCTCGGATAAAGACTTTCCCAATATCCTCCATCCCGGCAACCATGCGCTGACGGACCGTACGGTGATCATGTACGAAAAACCCCAGGAAATCGAAGACACTATCGAGATCAACAACGAAACGCATTATTTTTTCATCAATAAATTCCCGCTCCGCGATCACCAGCTGCGGGTGTACGGGCTTTGCGGCATCGCAACGGACATCACCCAGCGCATCGAAGTGGAAAACAAACTGGTGGAATCGCGCCGGAAAACGGAAAACGCCAAACGGGCGCAGGAAGTGTTCATGGCCAACATGAGCCACGAGCTGCGCACCCCGCTGAACGGTATCATTGGCGTCACCAACCTGATGCAGCAGATGGAAGGCAACCCGCAGCTGAAAGAATATGTCAGTGACATCCGCGAATCCGCCAACAACCTGCTGGTGCTGGTAGACGACCTGCTCGATTTCTCGCGCATCCGCACGGGTCAGCTCCACCTTGCCAAGGTGGATTTTGATCCCCGCCATGTGATACTCCGCGTAATCGGTAAACATCGCGAGCGCGCCGAAGCCAAAGGGCTGGCGATGCACTGCGACCTTGCCGACGGCGTCAAAAACCACGTAATGGGCGACCCCACGCGGCTCAACCAGATACTCGACAACCTGCTCGACAATGCCGTGAAATTCACGGAGACAGGGGAAGTGCGCCTGTCGGTGCGCGTGGCCGCCGCCAACGAAAAAAACACCATGCTGTACTTCGAGGTGCAGGACACCGGTGTAGGTATTCCCGAAGACCTGCTGCACGACCTCGGCGAAGGGTTCTCGCAGCTGCAGGGCGGCAACGACCGCAAGCACAGCGGCACCGGGCTGGGCCTTGCACTCACCCGCCAGCTGATTCTCCTGCAGCACGGTAAAATCGATATTCATCATAACCCCGGCGGCGGCACCATTGTGCGGTTCGCCATTCCTTTCAGCCGCAGTTTCCATGTACCGGAGCAACCCGCCACCGGGCCGGCACGCCCGCCGCTGGAAGGCCGCAACATTCTGCTGGCGGAAGACAACCTCATCAACCAGAAAGTGGCCATCCGCACCCTGCAGCAGGCCGGCGCCACCGTCACCCTCGCCGAAAACGGCCTCGAGGCCCTGCGCAAACTCGCCGAAACCAATTTCGACTGTGTGCTGATGGACATCCAGATGCCGGAAATGGACGGTCTCAGCGCCACCCGTAAGATCCGCAGCATGGGCTCCGGCATCCCCATCATCGCCATGACGGCCTCCGCGCTCCGCGGCGACCGCGAGCGCTGCCTGCTCTGCGGGATGAACGAATACATCTCCAAACCTTTCCGGCCGGACGATCTGTTCGGTAAAATACAGGAAGTGCTGGGGGAACGGGAACCCTCCCTCACCGGCTTCATCACCGCCTCCCATCCCGACCCATCGGGCAGGCCGAGGATCGATCTCGTCTATCTCCGCAACATCGTGGAAGACGATAAAGATTATCTGCTGGATGTATTGGGTATTTTCGTGGAGTGCACGGAAGGTATGTTCAAACACCTGCTGAACAGCGCGCGGCACGGCGAATGGGAAGAAACGAGCCGCCACGCCAGCCTGCTGCGCAACAGCCTCATGATCGTCAAAATCCATCCCCTCTCCGAGATGATACAGCACATCGAGCAACATGCGCGCAGCCGCAGCAACCTCGACAGTATTGTGCCCAACATTCATCTGGCCGTTAAAATCTACAATGATGCGCAGGTAGCCCTGCGGCGGGAGATGGAAGAAATCCGCAATAATTGA
- a CDS encoding outer membrane beta-barrel protein, which yields MKKLLFTLGFIAVSAGVYAQDMTGAAIGKAKEKASFSRDFLVIGFSYDGWASAPDSVKTKGLSRGFNIALMYDIPISKSNFSVAAGLGISSSNIFLNKQVIPMNNANSNDVKFVSSDLYKKYKVSTNYLEIPIELRFRQVADNANKGFKASIGAKVGMLVNAHTKGKNTLGGEKNIIKEQNKRFFNPWRFAGTARIGYGNFALFGTVNLNPLFKDNTGQSEIRPYSIGLAISGL from the coding sequence ATGAAAAAATTACTTTTTACACTGGGTTTTATCGCGGTTTCTGCAGGTGTTTATGCACAGGACATGACTGGTGCGGCTATTGGTAAGGCCAAAGAGAAGGCCTCTTTTTCCAGGGATTTCCTGGTGATCGGGTTTTCTTACGACGGCTGGGCTTCCGCGCCGGACAGCGTTAAAACGAAAGGATTATCCCGCGGCTTCAATATCGCCCTGATGTACGATATTCCCATTTCCAAATCCAACTTCAGCGTGGCTGCCGGTTTGGGTATCAGCTCCAGCAATATATTCCTGAACAAACAGGTGATCCCGATGAACAACGCGAACTCCAACGATGTGAAGTTCGTGTCGTCCGATCTGTATAAAAAATACAAGGTATCCACCAACTACCTCGAAATTCCCATCGAGCTGCGTTTCCGCCAGGTGGCAGACAATGCGAACAAAGGCTTCAAAGCCTCTATCGGCGCTAAAGTGGGCATGCTCGTGAATGCGCACACCAAGGGCAAAAACACCCTGGGCGGCGAAAAGAATATCATCAAGGAACAAAACAAACGTTTCTTCAACCCCTGGCGTTTTGCCGGCACCGCCCGCATCGGCTACGGCAACTTCGCCCTGTTCGGTACGGTGAACCTGAACCCGCTGTTCAAAGACAACACGGGCCAGTCAGAGATCAGGCCTTACTCTATCGGTCTTGCCATCAGCGGACTGTAA
- a CDS encoding enoyl-CoA hydratase-related protein, whose translation MFTSLLFTVKNNIATITLNRPDVYNAFNDALSYELQDALKQAEKNAAVRAVVITGAGKAFSSGQDLKAAQEGKRNLGDSLHKRYNPIIRAIRNMPKPVICKLNGVAAGAGCSLALACDVIIAADNATMIEIFINIALVLDSGSSYFLPRTIGYHRAFELATKATKLTAAEALQMGLLNKVVKAEELDATVDAEAAFYAQAPTKAIALMKKMLTKGMTDDLDTVLDYEAWCQEIAGNTADNQEGINAFLEKRKPAFKGN comes from the coding sequence ATGTTCACCTCGCTTCTTTTCACCGTTAAAAACAACATTGCCACCATCACGCTCAACCGGCCCGATGTGTACAATGCCTTCAACGACGCCCTCAGCTACGAGCTGCAGGACGCGCTGAAACAGGCGGAAAAAAACGCGGCCGTACGGGCGGTGGTGATCACCGGCGCGGGCAAGGCTTTCAGCAGCGGGCAGGACCTGAAGGCCGCACAGGAAGGCAAACGCAACCTGGGCGACTCGCTGCACAAGCGGTACAACCCCATCATCCGGGCCATCCGCAACATGCCCAAACCCGTGATCTGCAAACTCAACGGCGTGGCCGCCGGCGCGGGCTGCTCGCTGGCGCTGGCCTGCGATGTGATCATTGCCGCAGACAACGCCACCATGATCGAGATATTCATCAACATCGCGCTGGTGCTCGATTCCGGCTCGTCTTATTTCCTGCCCCGCACCATCGGCTACCACCGCGCCTTTGAGCTGGCCACCAAAGCCACCAAACTCACCGCGGCGGAAGCCCTGCAGATGGGGCTGCTGAACAAGGTAGTGAAAGCGGAAGAGCTGGATGCCACAGTAGACGCCGAAGCCGCATTTTACGCGCAGGCGCCCACCAAAGCCATCGCCCTGATGAAAAAAATGCTCACCAAAGGCATGACCGACGACCTGGATACCGTGCTCGACTACGAAGCCTGGTGCCAGGAGATCGCAGGGAATACGGCAGACAACCAGGAAGGCATCAACGCTTTCCTGGAGAAAAGAAAACCCGCGTTTAAAGGGAACTGA
- a CDS encoding Rieske (2Fe-2S) protein — translation MAKEYNWYRITDEPVAHEKTITVHEVNGKKICFTRHEGQLYAFAYKCPHAGGIMADGHMDDKGNVTCPLHRYRFNVKNGYNSSGEGFYLKTYPVELREEGVFVGLEKSWLGW, via the coding sequence ATGGCCAAGGAATACAACTGGTACCGCATCACCGACGAGCCCGTGGCGCACGAGAAAACCATTACCGTGCACGAAGTGAACGGTAAGAAAATCTGTTTCACGCGCCACGAAGGCCAGTTGTATGCCTTTGCCTATAAATGCCCGCATGCCGGCGGCATCATGGCCGACGGGCATATGGACGATAAAGGGAACGTAACCTGCCCCCTCCACCGTTACCGCTTTAACGTCAAGAACGGCTACAACAGCAGCGGCGAGGGTTTTTACCTCAAAACCTACCCGGTGGAACTGCGGGAAGAAGGCGTGTTCGTGGGCCTGGAAAAGAGCTGGCTCGGCTGGTAA
- a CDS encoding S9 family peptidase, whose product MRKTLLVAGILFIQQSMAQQKMSPELLWQLGRVGGETVLNDGTVIYGVSRYTLADNKSERNLYAVPLKGGAAKQLTQGAGAESGAQVLPNGRIAYNFKGQLWEMDKDGGNAVQKTNVEGGMQNIRISPKGTHILFSNEVKLEKISGADLHKDLPKSNAQVYTNLNYRHWDTWEDGKYNHVFYASYDPQTGKVGEATDILKGELFDCPQMPFGGAEDFIWSPDGTQIVYVCKKKHGKAYAISTNTDVYSYNIATGKTENLSEGMMGYDIAPAFDNTGKQLLWLSMARDGFEADKNDIILHQAGAKKTVNLTKDWDGTVSAARFSADGKKIFFLAVVKGTEQLFEIPLDKPSIRQITKGQFDVNAFVGQQGNTLVVARADMNHAAELYTVDLKSGALQQLTTVNNNIYDGLQQSKVEERWTKTSDGKDLLSWVIYPPGFDPSKKYPTLLYCQGGPQSPLSQYYSFRWNFQLMAAQGYIVVAPNRRGMPGHGVKWNADISNDWGGQPIRDYLAAIDDISKEAYVDKSRLGAVGASYGGYSVFMLAGVHENRFKSFIAHDGLFDLRSWYGTTEELWFANWDIGAYWDESKAGTYEKFNPINFVNKWNTPIMIVQGGIDFRVGIEQGLQAFQAAQLKGIKSKLVYFPEENHWVLGAQNAIVWQREFFGWLKETL is encoded by the coding sequence ATGCGTAAAACACTCCTGGTAGCAGGTATTTTATTCATTCAACAAAGCATGGCACAACAGAAAATGAGCCCGGAGCTGCTGTGGCAGCTGGGCCGCGTGGGCGGCGAAACCGTACTGAACGATGGCACCGTCATCTATGGCGTTTCCCGCTATACCCTGGCGGACAATAAAAGCGAGCGGAACCTTTACGCCGTTCCCCTGAAAGGCGGGGCCGCCAAACAGCTCACCCAGGGCGCGGGCGCGGAATCCGGCGCACAGGTGCTGCCCAATGGCCGTATCGCCTATAATTTCAAGGGACAGCTCTGGGAAATGGACAAAGACGGCGGCAATGCCGTACAGAAAACCAATGTGGAAGGCGGCATGCAGAACATCCGTATTTCTCCCAAAGGCACGCACATCCTTTTTTCCAACGAAGTGAAACTGGAAAAGATCAGCGGGGCCGACCTGCATAAAGACCTGCCCAAGTCAAACGCGCAGGTGTACACGAACCTCAACTACCGCCACTGGGATACCTGGGAAGACGGTAAATACAACCATGTGTTTTACGCCTCCTACGACCCGCAGACCGGCAAGGTGGGCGAGGCGACGGACATCCTGAAAGGCGAACTGTTCGACTGTCCGCAGATGCCCTTCGGCGGCGCGGAAGACTTCATCTGGAGCCCCGACGGCACGCAGATCGTGTACGTGTGCAAGAAAAAACACGGGAAAGCATACGCCATCAGCACCAACACCGACGTATACAGCTATAACATCGCCACCGGCAAAACCGAGAACCTGTCTGAAGGTATGATGGGCTACGATATCGCCCCCGCCTTCGACAATACCGGCAAACAGCTGCTGTGGCTGAGCATGGCGCGTGACGGGTTTGAAGCGGATAAAAACGACATCATCCTGCACCAGGCCGGCGCCAAAAAGACCGTCAACCTCACCAAAGACTGGGACGGCACCGTATCCGCCGCCCGCTTCAGCGCCGACGGCAAAAAGATCTTTTTCCTCGCCGTGGTGAAAGGCACCGAGCAACTGTTCGAGATCCCGCTCGACAAACCTTCCATCCGCCAGATCACCAAAGGCCAGTTCGACGTCAACGCGTTCGTAGGCCAGCAGGGCAATACGCTGGTGGTGGCCCGGGCGGATATGAACCATGCCGCAGAGCTGTACACCGTTGACCTGAAATCAGGTGCGCTGCAGCAGCTCACCACCGTGAACAACAACATTTACGACGGGCTGCAGCAAAGCAAGGTGGAAGAACGCTGGACCAAAACCTCCGACGGGAAAGACCTGCTTTCCTGGGTGATCTATCCTCCCGGCTTCGACCCTTCCAAAAAATATCCCACGCTGCTGTACTGCCAGGGTGGGCCGCAATCGCCGCTGAGCCAGTATTACAGCTTCCGCTGGAACTTCCAGCTGATGGCCGCGCAGGGGTACATCGTGGTGGCGCCCAACCGGCGCGGCATGCCCGGCCACGGCGTGAAATGGAACGCCGATATCAGTAACGACTGGGGCGGCCAGCCCATCCGCGACTACCTCGCCGCCATCGACGATATCAGCAAGGAAGCCTATGTCGATAAAAGCCGCCTGGGCGCTGTAGGCGCCAGCTACGGCGGGTATTCCGTGTTCATGCTGGCAGGCGTGCATGAAAACCGCTTCAAGAGCTTCATCGCGCACGACGGCCTCTTCGACCTGCGCAGCTGGTACGGCACCACCGAAGAGCTGTGGTTCGCCAACTGGGACATCGGCGCTTACTGGGACGAGTCCAAAGCCGGCACCTACGAAAAATTCAATCCCATCAACTTCGTGAACAAGTGGAACACGCCCATCATGATCGTGCAGGGCGGCATCGATTTCCGTGTGGGCATTGAGCAGGGGCTGCAGGCTTTCCAGGCCGCACAGCTGAAAGGCATCAAAAGCAAACTGGTATATTTCCCCGAAGAGAACCACTGGGTGCTCGGTGCGCAGAACGCCATCGTATGGCAGCGCGAGTTCTTCGGCTGGCTGAAAGAAACCTTATAA
- a CDS encoding glycoside hydrolase family 31 protein, with protein MVFRMIVFLLTACSFAATAQPVRTPGKVTAVAIGAQDVKLTTQLGYAYITAYSPAVIRVRIDKQPPGKDFSYAVIAEPVAFKPRISQNDDAVTMETDSLTVRITKNPFTVRFLTPGGKVINTDEPGLGTSWIGEEVTTYKTMQEGERFIGLGEKTGNLDRKGNAYTNWNTDAYGYTTGQDPIYATIPFYIGVHHGMNYGIFFDNTWRSNFNFGASNNRFSSFSAAGGEMNYYFIYHTDVAGIIRSYTGLTGRIHLPPLWSLGYQQNRYSYYPDTEVYRIAQTLREKQIPADGITLDIHYMDAYKLFTWNKTRFPDPAGMNAKLGKMGFKTTVIVDPGIKVEKGYHAYENGLQSDIFIKYSDGQPYTGQVWPGWCHFPDFTGARGREWWKKEIAAYSRAGVSGLWNDMNEIATWGQTMPNNVLFNFEGNPVTHSQAHNVYGLQMIRASYEGSREIAPDKRPFILTRAGYAGLQRYSAIWTGDNRAEEDHMLLGVRLLNSLGLSGVPFSGMDIGGFTGNPTPSLYARWMQIGAFIPYCRSHTGINTKSAEPWAFGEEVLEICRNYINLRYRLLPYLYANFYEASQSGLPIMRTLALTDTHDPKVYDPRFQNQFCFGPSILVAPFESRENYAPMYFPKGSWYNLYDDSREEGGKEKMLSLSFHQLPVYVKESSIIPMQSLIQNTTEKPSDTLFLHVYKGSVKNEFVYYEDDGETYDYEKGGFYKRTIRYEPGQLTLDKPSGKRASKFRHIQLVLHGFDQEKMTVNGREMSLQQSTTAFIQPISRFDPQGEANPEINCHVLKATVANGDETVEIRL; from the coding sequence ATGGTTTTCAGAATGATCGTCTTCCTGCTGACGGCGTGTAGTTTCGCCGCCACAGCGCAACCCGTGCGCACGCCCGGCAAAGTCACCGCGGTGGCCATCGGCGCGCAGGACGTAAAACTTACCACCCAACTCGGTTATGCATACATTACGGCTTACAGCCCCGCGGTGATCAGGGTGCGGATCGACAAACAGCCGCCCGGCAAAGACTTTTCGTACGCGGTGATCGCGGAGCCCGTTGCCTTCAAGCCCCGCATCTCGCAAAACGACGACGCGGTAACCATGGAAACGGATTCGCTCACCGTGCGCATCACGAAAAACCCCTTCACCGTGCGTTTCCTCACGCCCGGCGGGAAAGTCATCAATACGGACGAACCGGGCCTCGGCACCTCGTGGATCGGGGAGGAAGTGACCACCTACAAAACCATGCAGGAAGGGGAACGTTTCATCGGCCTCGGTGAAAAAACCGGCAACCTCGACCGTAAAGGCAACGCCTACACGAACTGGAACACCGACGCCTACGGCTACACCACCGGGCAAGACCCGATCTACGCCACCATCCCGTTTTACATCGGCGTTCACCACGGCATGAACTACGGGATATTCTTCGACAACACCTGGCGCAGCAACTTTAATTTCGGCGCGAGCAACAACCGGTTCTCTTCCTTTAGCGCGGCGGGCGGGGAGATGAATTATTATTTCATCTACCACACCGACGTGGCCGGCATCATCCGTTCCTACACCGGCCTCACGGGCCGCATCCACCTGCCGCCGCTCTGGAGCCTGGGGTACCAGCAGAACCGGTACAGCTATTACCCGGACACGGAAGTGTACCGCATCGCGCAAACGCTCCGCGAGAAACAGATCCCGGCAGACGGCATTACGCTCGACATCCATTACATGGACGCTTATAAATTATTTACCTGGAACAAAACCCGGTTCCCGGACCCTGCCGGCATGAATGCGAAGCTGGGGAAGATGGGCTTCAAAACCACGGTGATCGTGGACCCGGGGATAAAGGTCGAAAAGGGATACCATGCTTATGAGAACGGCCTCCAGTCTGACATCTTCATCAAATACAGCGACGGGCAGCCCTACACGGGGCAGGTGTGGCCCGGCTGGTGCCACTTCCCCGATTTTACGGGTGCGCGCGGGAGAGAATGGTGGAAAAAAGAAATCGCGGCTTACAGTCGCGCCGGCGTATCCGGCCTCTGGAACGACATGAACGAGATCGCCACCTGGGGGCAGACCATGCCGAACAACGTGCTCTTCAATTTCGAGGGCAACCCCGTCACCCACAGCCAGGCGCACAACGTGTACGGCTTGCAGATGATACGCGCGAGTTATGAAGGGTCGCGGGAAATCGCACCCGACAAACGCCCCTTCATCCTCACCCGCGCCGGCTATGCGGGGCTGCAGCGGTACTCCGCCATCTGGACGGGCGACAACCGCGCCGAAGAGGATCACATGCTGCTGGGGGTGCGGCTGCTGAACAGTCTTGGTTTGAGCGGGGTACCATTCTCCGGTATGGACATCGGCGGTTTCACCGGCAATCCCACGCCCAGCCTGTACGCCCGCTGGATGCAGATCGGGGCCTTCATCCCGTACTGCCGCAGCCACACCGGCATCAACACCAAATCCGCCGAGCCCTGGGCTTTCGGGGAAGAGGTGCTCGAAATCTGCCGCAACTACATCAACCTGCGGTACCGCCTGCTGCCATACCTGTACGCGAATTTCTACGAAGCCTCGCAATCCGGCCTGCCCATCATGCGCACGCTGGCGCTGACCGACACGCACGACCCGAAGGTGTACGATCCCCGCTTCCAGAACCAGTTCTGTTTCGGGCCTTCCATACTGGTAGCGCCGTTTGAAAGCAGGGAAAACTATGCGCCGATGTATTTCCCGAAAGGCAGCTGGTACAACCTGTACGACGACAGCCGCGAAGAAGGCGGGAAAGAAAAAATGCTCAGCCTCAGCTTCCACCAGCTTCCCGTGTATGTGAAAGAAAGCAGCATCATCCCGATGCAGTCGCTCATCCAGAACACTACCGAAAAACCTTCGGATACGCTGTTCCTGCATGTGTACAAAGGCTCGGTGAAGAATGAATTCGTGTATTATGAAGACGACGGGGAAACGTATGATTACGAGAAAGGCGGCTTCTACAAACGCACCATCCGCTACGAGCCCGGCCAGCTCACGCTGGACAAACCTTCCGGGAAACGCGCGTCCAAATTCCGGCACATCCAGCTGGTGCTGCACGGGTTCGACCAGGAAAAGATGACGGTGAACGGCAGGGAGATGAGCCTGCAACAAAGCACCACGGCCTTCATACAGCCCATTTCCCGCTTCGACCCGCAAGGGGAAGCCAACCCGGAAATCAACTGCCACGTGCTGAAAGCAACGGTGGCGAATGGGGATGAAACGGTGGAGATAAGATTGTAG